The Pseudomonas azotoformans genome has a segment encoding these proteins:
- a CDS encoding sensor domain-containing diguanylate cyclase: MVHENPYLPDPPTAEHPRPAAAATLLALVHAQGEVERLSEREQLLSSMLVSVNAVLWAIDWETRRVLYVSPAYERVFGRSAGLLLADHREWRNSIHPEDLDYAEHSLARVLEQGAVEDREYRIITADGQIRWLSDKCYINQQVEPGEPLIVVGMAEDITDKKQMELELHRLATTDVLTQSSNRRHFFECANQAFDTACAQGAPLAFLLLDIDDFKDVNDSYGHLEGDQVLRRIAESGRGVLRRGDLFGRIGGEEFAAVLPGCAPEMALQVAERLGREIQELSFSYEGQAFSVTISQGLASLTEQDSTLDSLFARADAAMYEAKRLGKNRVVAG, encoded by the coding sequence ATGGTTCACGAAAATCCCTACTTGCCCGATCCGCCCACCGCTGAACATCCGCGTCCGGCTGCCGCCGCGACCCTGTTGGCGCTGGTGCATGCCCAGGGTGAAGTCGAGCGGTTGAGCGAGCGTGAGCAGCTGTTGAGTTCGATGCTGGTGAGCGTGAACGCCGTGCTGTGGGCCATCGATTGGGAAACACGCCGCGTGCTGTATGTGAGCCCGGCCTATGAACGCGTTTTCGGCCGTTCCGCGGGCCTGCTGCTCGCCGACCATCGTGAATGGCGCAACAGCATTCACCCCGAAGACCTCGACTACGCCGAGCACAGCCTGGCCCGCGTGCTGGAACAAGGCGCCGTGGAGGACCGCGAGTACCGCATCATCACCGCCGACGGGCAGATCCGCTGGCTGAGCGACAAGTGCTACATCAACCAGCAGGTCGAGCCCGGCGAGCCGTTGATCGTGGTGGGCATGGCCGAAGACATCACCGATAAGAAACAGATGGAGTTGGAGCTGCACCGCCTGGCCACCACCGATGTGCTGACCCAGAGCAGCAACCGTCGGCATTTCTTCGAGTGTGCCAACCAAGCCTTCGATACGGCCTGTGCCCAAGGTGCGCCGCTGGCCTTCCTGCTGCTGGACATCGACGACTTCAAGGACGTCAACGACAGCTATGGCCACCTGGAAGGTGATCAGGTGTTGCGCCGTATCGCCGAGAGCGGCCGCGGGGTATTACGCCGTGGCGACCTGTTCGGGCGCATTGGCGGCGAAGAGTTCGCTGCCGTATTGCCCGGTTGCGCGCCGGAGATGGCCTTGCAAGTGGCGGAGCGGCTGGGCAGGGAGATACAGGAGCTGAGTTTCAGCTATGAGGGCCAGGCGTTCAGCGTGACCATCAGTCAGGGCCTGGCCAGCCTCACGGAGCAAGACTCGACCCTGGACAGCCTGTTCGCCCGCGCCGATGCGGCGATGTACGAGGCTAAGCGACTGGGCAAAAATCGCGTCGTTGCGGGCTGA
- the desA gene encoding delta-9 fatty acid desaturase DesA: protein MWYNGFLDLSAWQLVAVTLLMTHVTIVAVTVYLHRYSAHRSLELNAGLKHFFRFWLWLTTAQNTREWTAIHRKHHAKCETVDDPHSPVIKGLSTVMRKGAELYRAEAENPETLRIYGKNCPEDWIERKIYTPYPLLGVAIMGVIDLLLFGTIGITIWAIQMMWIPFWAAGVINGLGHAVGYRNFECRDAATNLVPWGIIVGGEELHNNHHTYPNSAKLSVKKWEFDMGWAWIKVFSFLRLAKVQRVAPIAHRVEGKGHLDMDTAMAILNNRFQIMAQYRKLVIGPLVKQELEKVDHSVRHQFHRAKRLLSRETSLLDDRHHVRIQSMLEHSQALKVIYEKRLALQQIWLKTSSNGHDMLAAIKEWVHEAEASGIQSLRDFAHQLKTYSLRPAAV from the coding sequence ATGTGGTACAACGGTTTTCTTGACCTGTCAGCCTGGCAACTGGTGGCGGTCACTCTGTTGATGACCCACGTGACCATCGTTGCGGTCACAGTCTATCTGCATCGCTATTCAGCCCATCGCTCCCTGGAGCTCAATGCCGGCCTGAAACACTTTTTCCGCTTCTGGCTGTGGTTGACCACGGCGCAGAACACCCGCGAGTGGACCGCCATCCACCGCAAGCACCACGCCAAGTGCGAAACCGTCGACGACCCGCACAGCCCGGTCATCAAGGGCCTGTCCACTGTGATGCGCAAAGGCGCCGAGCTGTACCGCGCCGAGGCCGAAAACCCCGAGACCCTGCGCATCTACGGCAAGAACTGCCCGGAAGACTGGATCGAACGTAAAATTTACACGCCCTACCCGCTGCTGGGCGTGGCAATCATGGGCGTGATCGACCTGCTGCTGTTCGGCACCATCGGCATCACCATCTGGGCGATCCAGATGATGTGGATTCCGTTCTGGGCCGCTGGTGTGATCAACGGTCTGGGCCATGCCGTGGGTTATCGCAATTTCGAATGCCGTGACGCGGCGACCAACCTGGTGCCATGGGGCATCATCGTCGGTGGCGAAGAGCTGCATAACAACCATCACACCTACCCCAACTCCGCCAAACTGTCGGTGAAGAAGTGGGAATTCGACATGGGCTGGGCCTGGATCAAGGTCTTTAGCTTCCTGCGCCTGGCCAAGGTGCAACGCGTCGCGCCCATCGCCCACCGCGTGGAAGGCAAGGGCCACCTGGACATGGACACCGCCATGGCGATCCTCAACAACCGCTTCCAGATCATGGCCCAGTACCGCAAGTTGGTTATCGGCCCACTGGTCAAGCAGGAGCTGGAAAAGGTCGATCACTCCGTTCGCCACCAATTCCACCGTGCCAAGCGCCTGCTGTCGCGGGAAACCAGTTTGCTGGATGACCGCCACCATGTGCGTATCCAGAGCATGCTGGAACACAGCCAGGCCCTGAAAGTGATCTACGAAAAGCGCCTGGCGCTGCAGCAGATCTGGCTCAAGACCAGTTCCAATGGCCACGATATGCTCGCGGCGATCAAGGAATGGGTGCATGAGGCCGAGGCCAGCGGCATCCAGTCCCTGCGGGATTTTGCTCACCAATTGAAGACTTATTCGCTGCGTCCTGCGGCGGTCTGA
- the dibA gene encoding phosphodiesterase DibA gives MLFSYRGALRAGLVYLLVSVLWIGVTQRLLIEFLDNPSELNHWLQVRGYVWVALSALAIYLICARFARAHQLQQPLKENRERLRQAAAVFDCTREGVLVTDAQGLIVHVNRAFMEITGYSREDVMGHQPSLFKSGRHSSNFYQQMFQSLERTGEWSGEIWNRRKSGEIYPQWQTIRVIHDDQGQVSHYVAVFSDISAIKDSEHELAHLAHHDPLTDLPNRLLFTDRAEQALASAQIHKRGCALLLLDLDHFKIINDSLGHNVGDQLLKLVGERLKALFGPGVTLARLGGDEFAVLAESCPQVAQAAGLAQRMLDAMKQPFIFDGHQLFISASIGISLFPNDALSAEQLLRNADSALFKAKSAGREGYALYTEELTAHAQNRVEVASELRRALEQQELCVYYQPVHDLHSSRLIGVEALVRWQHPERGLVPPGEFIPIAERTGLIAEIDAWVMDQACRQMCQWLADGAPLSFIAINVSSRLFARRELYEQVAQVLHDTGLDPAFLELEVTESAVMEDPEVALEQMHRLRELGLRLAIDDFGTGYSSLLRLKRLPVQKLKIDQGFVAGLPGDEDDAAIVRVVIALAKSMGMQVHAEGIEQVEQARFLLDQDCDMGQGYWFGRPMPAQEIDWSRAPVIGQA, from the coding sequence ATGCTGTTTTCATACCGAGGTGCCCTACGTGCGGGGCTGGTATACCTGCTGGTTTCCGTTCTGTGGATCGGCGTAACCCAGCGCCTATTGATCGAGTTTCTCGATAACCCGAGTGAGCTGAACCACTGGCTGCAGGTGCGCGGCTATGTATGGGTGGCGCTCAGCGCTCTGGCGATTTACCTGATCTGCGCTCGGTTTGCCCGGGCCCATCAGCTGCAACAGCCCTTGAAAGAAAACCGTGAACGCCTGCGCCAGGCCGCCGCCGTGTTCGATTGCACCCGCGAAGGCGTGTTGGTCACCGACGCACAGGGGCTGATCGTGCACGTCAACCGGGCGTTCATGGAGATCACCGGCTACAGCCGCGAAGACGTCATGGGGCATCAGCCCAGCCTGTTCAAGTCCGGTCGCCATTCGTCGAATTTCTATCAACAGATGTTCCAGAGCCTGGAGCGCACCGGCGAATGGAGCGGTGAAATCTGGAACCGCCGTAAAAGCGGTGAGATTTATCCACAGTGGCAGACCATTCGGGTCATTCACGATGACCAAGGGCAGGTCAGCCATTACGTCGCGGTGTTTTCCGACATCAGCGCCATCAAGGACTCCGAGCACGAACTGGCCCACCTCGCGCACCACGATCCGCTGACGGACCTGCCCAACCGCCTGCTGTTCACCGACCGCGCCGAGCAGGCGCTGGCCTCGGCGCAGATCCACAAGCGCGGTTGCGCCCTGCTGTTGCTGGACCTGGACCACTTCAAGATCATCAACGACAGCCTGGGCCATAACGTCGGCGACCAGTTGCTCAAGCTGGTGGGCGAACGCCTCAAGGCGCTGTTTGGCCCTGGCGTTACGCTGGCGCGCCTGGGGGGAGATGAGTTCGCGGTGCTGGCGGAAAGTTGTCCACAGGTGGCCCAGGCGGCGGGCCTGGCGCAGCGCATGCTGGACGCGATGAAACAGCCCTTTATCTTCGACGGCCACCAGCTGTTTATCAGCGCCAGTATCGGGATAAGCCTGTTCCCCAACGATGCCCTGAGCGCCGAGCAGTTGCTGCGTAACGCCGATTCCGCGCTGTTCAAGGCCAAGAGCGCCGGCCGCGAAGGCTACGCCTTGTACACCGAGGAGCTGACTGCCCACGCGCAAAATCGCGTGGAAGTCGCCAGCGAGCTGCGCCGCGCCCTCGAACAGCAGGAGCTCTGCGTCTATTACCAACCCGTGCACGACCTGCACAGCAGCCGTCTGATCGGCGTCGAAGCGCTGGTGCGCTGGCAGCACCCGGAGCGCGGCCTGGTACCGCCGGGGGAATTTATCCCGATCGCCGAGCGCACCGGGTTGATTGCCGAGATCGATGCGTGGGTGATGGACCAGGCGTGTCGGCAGATGTGCCAATGGCTGGCTGATGGCGCCCCGCTGAGTTTTATCGCCATCAATGTGTCCAGCCGTCTGTTTGCGCGGCGTGAGCTGTATGAACAGGTCGCCCAGGTGCTGCATGACACGGGTCTGGATCCGGCCTTCCTCGAGCTGGAAGTCACCGAGAGCGCGGTGATGGAAGACCCGGAGGTCGCGCTGGAGCAGATGCACCGTCTCCGGGAGTTGGGGCTGCGCCTGGCGATCGATGATTTTGGTACGGGTTATTCGTCGCTGCTGCGCCTTAAGCGCCTGCCGGTGCAGAAGCTCAAGATCGACCAGGGCTTTGTTGCCGGGTTGCCCGGGGACGAAGATGACGCGGCCATCGTGCGCGTGGTGATCGCCCTGGCTAAAAGCATGGGCATGCAGGTGCATGCCGAGGGGATCGAGCAGGTCGAACAGGCGCGGTTTCTGTTGGATCAGGACTGCGATATGGGGCAGGGGTATTGGTTTGGCCGGCCGATGCCGGCGCAGGAAATTGATTGGTCGCGGGCCCCCGT